In Desulfuromonadales bacterium, the following proteins share a genomic window:
- the smpB gene encoding SsrA-binding protein SmpB has protein sequence MGIKIIATNKKAYHDYFIDEVVEAGMVLTGTEVKSMRLGKVNLKEAFCRIKDGEIFVNNMHISPYEMGGRENPDPTRMRKLLLHREEIVKLTRKVEEKGFSLVPTKIYFKESRVKLEIGIGRGKKLHDKRETLKSKEADR, from the coding sequence ATGGGCATTAAGATCATCGCCACCAACAAAAAGGCGTATCACGACTATTTTATCGACGAGGTGGTGGAAGCGGGGATGGTGCTCACCGGGACCGAGGTCAAATCCATGCGGCTCGGCAAGGTCAATCTCAAGGAGGCGTTCTGCCGGATCAAGGACGGCGAGATCTTCGTCAACAACATGCACATCAGCCCCTATGAGATGGGCGGCCGGGAGAACCCCGATCCGACCCGGATGCGCAAGCTGCTCCTGCACCGCGAAGAGATCGTCAAGCTGACGCGCAAGGTGGAGGAGAAGGGGTTTTCCCTGGTGCCGACGAAGATCTACTTCAAGGAGAGCCGGGTCAAACTCGAAATCGGCATCGGCCGGGGGAAAAAGCTGCACGACAAGCGCGAAACCCTCAAGAGCAAGGAGGCCGACCGGGA
- a CDS encoding SoxR reducing system RseC family protein — translation MLEEYGSVVELKGKMVAVVLCQKSSFCQNCASMQNCQVGDDNRSMLVEAHNLIGAAVGDKVRLVTSSKSFLQSSFLLYIVPLVALIIGALAGHAVGTRMAGGPDPNLLAALIGTAFLAGSFFIIRIGSRAIPKEAFMPRIAEILSADEALQEDLKHGH, via the coding sequence ATGCTTGAAGAATATGGCAGTGTTGTCGAGCTGAAGGGGAAAATGGTAGCGGTGGTTCTCTGCCAGAAGAGCAGTTTCTGCCAGAACTGCGCTTCCATGCAGAATTGCCAGGTCGGCGACGACAACCGTTCGATGCTGGTCGAGGCCCATAACCTCATCGGTGCCGCAGTGGGGGACAAGGTTCGGCTGGTCACCAGTTCCAAATCTTTCCTGCAGTCCTCCTTCCTGCTCTATATCGTCCCGCTCGTCGCGTTGATCATCGGCGCCCTGGCCGGCCATGCCGTCGGTACCCGGATGGCCGGCGGCCCGGACCCCAACCTGCTGGCGGCCCTGATCGGCACCGCCTTTCTGGCCGGCTCCTTCTTCATCATCCGCATTGGCAGCCGGGCCATTCCGAAGGAGGCCTTCATGCCGCGCATCGCCGAGATTCTGTCGGCGGATGAAGCCCTCCAGGAAGACCTCAAGCATGGGCATTAA
- a CDS encoding amidohydrolase family protein: protein MPKAKLYRARYLLPIAAEPLEDGALLVEGKRITAVGPFAALRRADAELVDCGDAVLLPPFANAHTHLELTHYPRWQSIVGETAAPGSFVDWILQVIRVKRRMVPDRYLLSLQEGIRLALAAGTGAVGDILSCFPARSAYAPAPLKGRLYYETLGLDPARNRELLRTIGELLDKGRVGFLEPGISPHSPYTLSAEYLEEIFDFARRRGVPVATHLAESADEVAFLRDADGPLAQVFYPYVGWREMLPPPARRTPLAYLAERGGLVAGNLLIHGVQVRAADAGRLARAGASVVLCPRSNARLGVGRAPVELYLKQGVPLALGTDSLASCDTLSLWDEIAFARNWFEGRLSPPQLLTMATRNGAAALGLGGEMGVLEVNRGAHFQVLVPPSLPPAADLAEFLCSPGRSAEVAALYLDGRDVLQKG from the coding sequence ATGCCAAAAGCTAAACTCTACCGTGCCCGCTACCTGCTTCCGATCGCCGCCGAGCCCCTTGAAGATGGCGCCCTGCTGGTCGAAGGCAAGCGCATCACCGCCGTCGGCCCTTTTGCCGCGCTGCGCCGCGCCGACGCCGAGCTCGTCGATTGCGGCGACGCCGTGCTGCTCCCTCCCTTCGCCAACGCCCACACCCACCTGGAGCTGACCCACTACCCCCGCTGGCAATCGATTGTCGGCGAGACCGCCGCCCCCGGCTCCTTCGTCGACTGGATCCTGCAGGTGATCCGGGTGAAGCGGCGGATGGTGCCGGACCGCTATCTCCTCTCCCTGCAGGAGGGGATCCGGCTGGCCCTGGCGGCCGGCACCGGCGCCGTCGGTGACATCCTTTCCTGTTTTCCGGCCCGCTCGGCCTATGCGCCAGCGCCCCTGAAGGGCCGGCTCTACTACGAAACCCTGGGGCTCGATCCGGCCCGCAACCGGGAGCTTCTGCGCACCATCGGCGAGCTGCTCGACAAGGGGAGGGTGGGCTTTCTCGAGCCGGGAATATCCCCCCACTCGCCGTACACCCTGTCCGCCGAATACCTGGAAGAAATTTTCGATTTCGCCCGCCGCCGCGGGGTCCCCGTCGCTACCCACCTGGCCGAATCGGCGGATGAGGTTGCCTTCCTGCGGGATGCCGACGGGCCGCTGGCGCAGGTCTTTTATCCCTATGTCGGGTGGCGCGAGATGCTGCCGCCGCCGGCCCGGCGTACGCCGCTGGCCTACCTGGCCGAACGGGGCGGGCTCGTAGCCGGCAACCTGCTGATCCACGGGGTGCAGGTGAGGGCAGCGGATGCCGGGCGCCTGGCCCGGGCCGGCGCCAGCGTCGTTCTCTGCCCCCGCTCCAATGCCCGGCTGGGCGTGGGGCGGGCCCCGGTCGAGCTGTACCTCAAACAGGGCGTGCCGCTGGCCCTGGGGACCGACAGCCTCGCCAGTTGTGATACCCTTTCCCTGTGGGACGAGATCGCTTTTGCCCGCAACTGGTTCGAAGGACGCCTGTCGCCCCCGCAGCTGCTGACGATGGCGACCCGCAACGGTGCTGCGGCGCTCGGCCTCGGCGGCGAGATGGGAGTTCTCGAGGTGAACCGGGGAGCCCATTTTCAGGTCCTGGTCCCGCCGTCGCTGCCGCCCGCCGCCGATCTGGCGGAGTTTCTCTGCTCCCCGGGGCGCAGCGCCGAGGTGGCTGCCCTCTACCTCGACGGTCGTGATGTGTTGCAAAAAGGCTGA
- the panP gene encoding putative pyridoxal-dependent aspartate 1-decarboxylase has protein sequence MPKSRETARANLENLYRIFTVPEAPDSTLGAIDQAITDNLTGFLQTHIVALERNLEEIEADFSAAAIPEEPTFVSEYTEFVKEKLVAQSVHTAAPGFIGHMTSALPYFMLPLSRIMTALNQNLVKVETSKAFTPLERQVLAMLHRLVYRRDDAFYSQWIHNSRHALGAFCSGGTIANVTALWVARNRLFAPDGPFRGIAQEGLGRALKHLGCEGIAVLVSRRGHYSFGKAADLLGIGRDNLVMVDTDANNRIDLRLLKREYRRLQDANIRPLALVGIAGTTETGNVDPLEAMADLAAEFGCHFHVDAAWGGPTLFSDRHRHLLDGIARADSVTIDAHKQLYVPMGAGMVVFKDPTALSAIEHHAAYILRHGSKDLGSHTLEGSRPGKALLVHAGLSIIGRKGYELLIDLGIERARTFAGMIRRHAGFELTSEPELNILTYRYCPHAVQQKLAGATAAQSGRINAVLDQVNQLLQKYQREAGKTFVSRTRLRAAAYGSQEITVLRVVLANPLTTDEILSAVLAEQCEIVQQPEIRALLQQAETLCAGGDAGFQAGASCFL, from the coding sequence ATGCCGAAAAGCAGAGAGACGGCCCGCGCCAACCTGGAAAACCTCTACCGGATCTTCACGGTGCCCGAAGCGCCCGATTCGACCCTCGGCGCCATCGATCAGGCGATTACCGACAATCTCACCGGGTTTCTGCAGACCCACATCGTCGCCCTCGAACGCAACCTCGAAGAGATCGAGGCCGATTTTTCGGCCGCGGCCATCCCGGAAGAGCCGACCTTCGTCTCCGAGTACACCGAGTTCGTCAAGGAGAAGCTGGTGGCCCAGTCGGTGCACACCGCTGCCCCCGGCTTCATCGGGCATATGACCTCGGCGCTCCCGTACTTCATGCTGCCGCTCTCGCGGATCATGACCGCGCTCAACCAGAACCTGGTCAAGGTGGAAACCTCCAAGGCCTTCACGCCGCTGGAGCGCCAGGTGCTCGCCATGCTCCACCGCTTGGTCTACCGCCGCGACGACGCCTTCTACAGCCAGTGGATCCACAACAGCCGGCACGCCCTGGGGGCGTTCTGCTCGGGCGGCACCATCGCCAACGTGACCGCGTTGTGGGTGGCGCGCAATCGTCTCTTCGCCCCGGACGGCCCGTTCCGCGGCATCGCGCAGGAGGGGCTGGGCCGCGCCCTGAAGCATCTCGGTTGCGAGGGGATCGCCGTCCTGGTCTCCAGGCGGGGGCACTATTCCTTCGGCAAGGCGGCCGACCTGCTCGGCATCGGGCGGGACAACCTGGTGATGGTCGATACCGATGCGAACAACCGCATCGACCTGAGGCTGCTGAAACGGGAATACCGCCGCCTGCAGGACGCGAACATCCGTCCCCTGGCGCTGGTCGGCATCGCCGGAACCACCGAAACCGGCAACGTCGACCCCCTGGAGGCGATGGCCGATCTGGCCGCCGAATTCGGCTGCCATTTCCACGTCGATGCCGCCTGGGGCGGGCCGACCCTCTTTTCCGACCGCCACCGCCACCTGCTCGACGGGATCGCCCGGGCCGACTCGGTCACCATCGATGCGCACAAGCAGCTCTACGTGCCGATGGGGGCGGGGATGGTCGTCTTCAAGGACCCGACGGCCCTATCCGCCATCGAACACCACGCCGCCTATATCCTGCGCCACGGCTCCAAGGACCTCGGCAGCCATACCCTGGAGGGGTCGCGGCCGGGCAAGGCGCTGCTGGTGCATGCCGGGCTGTCGATCATCGGCCGCAAGGGGTACGAGCTGCTGATCGACCTCGGGATCGAGCGGGCCCGGACCTTCGCCGGGATGATCCGCCGGCATGCCGGTTTCGAGCTGACCAGCGAGCCGGAGCTGAACATCCTGACCTACCGCTACTGTCCGCACGCCGTCCAGCAGAAGCTGGCCGGGGCGACGGCGGCGCAGAGCGGCCGCATCAACGCCGTTCTCGACCAGGTCAACCAGCTGCTGCAGAAGTATCAGCGGGAAGCGGGCAAGACCTTCGTCTCCCGCACTCGGCTGCGGGCCGCCGCCTATGGATCGCAGGAGATCACCGTGCTGCGGGTGGTCCTGGCCAACCCGCTGACGACCGATGAAATACTGTCGGCGGTTCTTGCCGAGCAGTGCGAGATCGTGCAACAACCGGAGATTCGTGCCCTGCTGCAGCAGGCGGAGACGCTCTGTGCCGGGGGCGATGCAGGCTTTCAAGCCGGTGCGAGCTGCTTTTTATAG
- the panC gene encoding pantoate--beta-alanine ligase, whose translation MEIITDVKQMQRLCLDLRREGKRIAFVPTMGYLHEGHLSLLREGRERGDVLVLSIFVNPTQFGQGEDFEAYPRDLSRDAEMARSAGTDLLFAPEARAMYPAGYATYVDVEGLTDTLCGRSRPGHFRGVTTVVAKLFGIVQPHEAFFGCKDFQQLAVIRRMTLDLNLPVEIVGMPIVREADGLAMSSRNVYLSPDQRQQALVLSRAMATAQQMARDGVRDCDEILAALRSMIEEQKAARIDYLQICHQSTLQEQDRVDSDSVLLMAVFVGKTRLIDNGCLLQ comes from the coding sequence ATGGAAATCATCACCGACGTCAAACAGATGCAGCGGCTCTGTCTCGACCTGCGCCGCGAGGGCAAGCGCATCGCCTTCGTGCCGACCATGGGCTACCTGCACGAGGGGCATCTGTCGCTGTTGCGCGAGGGGCGTGAGCGCGGGGACGTCCTCGTCCTCTCCATCTTCGTCAACCCCACCCAGTTCGGCCAGGGGGAGGACTTCGAGGCCTATCCCCGCGACCTGAGCCGCGACGCGGAAATGGCCCGTTCGGCCGGCACCGATCTGCTCTTCGCTCCCGAGGCGCGGGCGATGTACCCGGCCGGCTACGCCACCTACGTCGACGTCGAGGGGCTCACCGATACCCTCTGCGGGCGGAGCCGTCCCGGGCATTTCCGCGGCGTGACGACGGTGGTGGCCAAACTCTTCGGCATCGTCCAGCCGCACGAGGCTTTCTTCGGCTGCAAAGATTTCCAGCAGCTGGCGGTGATCCGGCGGATGACCCTCGATCTCAACCTGCCGGTCGAGATCGTCGGCATGCCGATCGTGCGCGAGGCGGATGGACTGGCGATGAGCTCCCGCAACGTCTATCTCTCGCCCGACCAGCGGCAGCAGGCCCTGGTCCTGTCGCGGGCGATGGCGACGGCGCAGCAGATGGCCCGCGACGGGGTGCGTGACTGCGACGAAATTCTTGCGGCCCTGCGCTCGATGATCGAAGAGCAGAAGGCTGCACGGATCGACTACCTGCAGATCTGTCACCAGTCGACGCTGCAGGAGCAGGACCGGGTCGATAGCGATTCGGTCCTGCTGATGGCGGTATTTGTCGGCAAGACCAGACTGATCGACAACGGTTGCCTGCTTCAATAA
- the panB gene encoding 3-methyl-2-oxobutanoate hydroxymethyltransferase, whose product MDKQKTILDIRRMKDAAEKITVLTAYDYPFARLMDQAGIDMILVGDSVGTVFSGYDNTLPVTVEEMLYHTRAVVRGTRRALVVADMPFLSYQVDLREARYNAGRLVKEGGAQAVKLEGGAHVAATVRAIVDMDIPVVGHIGLTPQSIHRMGGYRVQGREARQAQQILADARAIEEAGAFALVLEGIPAALAREITAALAIPTIGIGAGVDCDGQVLVIHDILGLCEKYSPKFVKKFADVSGTIRQGIDDYIREVKGAEFPDKEHSF is encoded by the coding sequence GTGGACAAGCAGAAGACGATACTTGATATCCGGCGGATGAAGGATGCGGCTGAAAAAATCACCGTTCTGACCGCCTATGATTACCCTTTCGCCCGGCTGATGGATCAGGCCGGCATCGACATGATCCTGGTCGGCGACTCGGTCGGCACGGTCTTCTCGGGGTACGACAACACCCTGCCCGTGACCGTCGAGGAGATGCTTTACCATACCCGGGCCGTGGTGCGCGGCACCAGGCGGGCGCTGGTGGTGGCGGACATGCCCTTTCTTTCCTACCAGGTCGACCTGCGGGAGGCTCGTTACAATGCCGGGCGGCTGGTCAAGGAGGGGGGCGCCCAGGCGGTCAAGCTCGAAGGGGGGGCGCACGTCGCCGCCACCGTCCGGGCGATTGTCGACATGGACATCCCGGTGGTCGGGCATATCGGGCTGACCCCGCAGTCGATTCACCGCATGGGCGGCTACCGGGTGCAGGGGAGGGAGGCGAGGCAGGCGCAGCAGATCCTGGCCGATGCCCGGGCCATCGAGGAAGCCGGCGCCTTTGCCCTGGTGCTCGAAGGGATTCCCGCCGCGCTGGCCCGGGAGATCACCGCCGCTCTCGCCATCCCGACCATCGGCATCGGCGCCGGCGTCGACTGCGACGGACAGGTGCTGGTCATCCACGACATCCTCGGCCTGTGCGAGAAATACTCGCCCAAGTTCGTCAAGAAGTTCGCCGATGTTTCCGGAACCATCCGCCAGGGGATAGACGACTACATCCGCGAAGTCAAGGGGGCGGAGTTTCCCGACAAGGAGCACAGTTTCTAG
- a CDS encoding FAD-dependent oxidoreductase, protein MHADVVVVGAGPAGCAAAVHLGRQGCRVLLIERARRPQPKTCGDSLLPDALRALDDLGVGDQVRGAGRCLGSLEVTAPGGRTVRLAVPSVTLQRQRLHALLQDEAVRCGVQLISGEAVAPLLDGETVIGVNVRSERQPLFSIHAPLVILASGSRSGTLRDFGVCLQAEPSAVGIRAYFRNLSGEAADALHISYDRQMFPGYGWVFPLPDGLYNIGCGLFLHGADPSQTDLNRLFDYFLRSFPPARAVASLEDMVGVPCSGLLRTGLAGARSSRAGLLVAGEALGTTLPFTGEGVGKALETGLLAGQIAGEALRSGDFSGAFLARYGLTVEQRYRAAFQGYRRAQKWLNMPGLPDLLAWQVARKPLLREAAEMMLTGSLPPASIFSLSGLLGRPARSTPKQGELTA, encoded by the coding sequence ATGCATGCTGATGTCGTAGTGGTTGGGGCCGGACCGGCCGGATGTGCCGCAGCTGTTCACCTGGGTCGCCAGGGCTGCCGGGTTCTGCTGATCGAGCGGGCACGCCGGCCGCAGCCCAAGACCTGTGGTGATAGCCTGCTGCCCGATGCCTTGCGGGCTCTCGATGATCTTGGCGTCGGGGACCAGGTGCGTGGCGCCGGTCGCTGCCTCGGTTCCCTCGAGGTGACCGCGCCGGGCGGCCGCACGGTGCGGCTGGCTGTGCCCAGCGTGACCCTGCAGCGGCAGCGTCTGCATGCCCTGCTGCAGGACGAGGCCGTTCGTTGCGGCGTCCAGTTGATTTCCGGCGAGGCGGTGGCACCCCTGCTGGATGGCGAGACGGTGATCGGTGTCAACGTGCGCAGCGAACGGCAGCCGCTCTTCTCCATTCATGCCCCCCTGGTGATTTTGGCTTCCGGCTCCCGCAGCGGCACTCTCCGTGATTTCGGCGTCTGTCTGCAGGCGGAGCCGTCCGCGGTCGGCATCCGTGCCTATTTTCGCAACCTTTCGGGAGAAGCCGCGGACGCCCTGCACATTTCGTACGATCGCCAGATGTTCCCGGGCTACGGCTGGGTTTTCCCGCTTCCCGACGGACTCTATAACATCGGCTGCGGCTTGTTCCTGCACGGCGCCGATCCATCCCAGACCGACCTGAACCGGCTCTTCGACTATTTTCTCCGCTCCTTCCCCCCGGCCCGGGCGGTGGCCAGTCTGGAAGACATGGTGGGTGTCCCCTGCAGCGGCCTGCTGCGCACCGGCCTGGCCGGTGCGCGGAGCAGCCGTGCCGGTCTGCTGGTCGCCGGGGAAGCGCTCGGCACTACCCTGCCGTTTACCGGCGAGGGGGTGGGCAAGGCGCTGGAAACGGGTCTGCTGGCCGGCCAGATCGCCGGCGAAGCCTTGCGCAGCGGCGATTTTTCCGGAGCATTCCTGGCCCGCTACGGCCTGACAGTCGAACAGCGCTACCGGGCTGCCTTTCAGGGGTATCGCCGGGCCCAGAAATGGCTGAACATGCCCGGACTCCCCGACCTCCTGGCCTGGCAGGTGGCACGAAAGCCGCTCCTGCGGGAAGCCGCCGAAATGATGCTTACGGGGTCTCTTCCGCCGGCCTCGATATTTTCCCTTTCCGGACTTCTCGGCCGGCCGGCGCGCAGCACCCCCAAGCAGGGCGAGCTTACGGCCTGA